A window of the Vigna angularis cultivar LongXiaoDou No.4 chromosome 3, ASM1680809v1, whole genome shotgun sequence genome harbors these coding sequences:
- the LOC108324269 gene encoding uncharacterized protein LOC108324269 isoform X3, whose translation MSAEPSIEPEQGTQSPNLEDCLKLLKGERDEQRLAGLLLVTKFCKAEDHSSLRRVYDAVGPRFLYRLLRTGMGSGFNENRDAYLSLSITVLAAFCRVPDIASSEDMVLNISLVLEVISTQSGSSVLQECYEFLYLVSAASGNGITRFCESEGIKILASQMSALQDGSHLMELSFKLLQLILGRMSFEIFQNNDLSDISVIVAAIARQFAVLHNSLKFEALHLLNAILTSKDSTQLRNALRLHPQDSWSTNIHTGIIAVLQNRVAPAERLQALILAESMVSMHGEDWLVSQVNTNDARDPASANMCLLLVLEQSRVEIAVLLNELAYLKYEAPQDTSATAEAIFTKQHNVAVAYSLVEKIIKLISNVEENDGNLLDEGTLTKLILQLNETIAVVLEYLEDAKEHGQKKGDDLLASVRIIGSVLRSDFKPNSTLQNQPISYLAEAPLACKEKVQDLLGYMLSIEGEDEQRPFYSVCFLLPMLSQITMKIEGCKALASCKGLEAVLDCFNKLVGSNAFLEDNGCIFLACDTIVNLLLKKDKMHMMLDESAIVRLLKALAYCSDNTDEMSSMMMAASICALVFEYTSEEALLNRPDFNYSTLRTLYLLIARCLTSSEQGTKEDMDLSEIVSSGFSRWAHRYPRIREAVKT comes from the exons ATGAGTGCGGAACCTTCCATTGAACCTGAACAG GGAACTCAGAGTCCCAACCTGGAGGACTGCTTGAAACTGCTGAAAGGAGAGCGAGACGAACAGCGTCTTGCTGGCCTACTTCTCGTCACCAAGTTCTGCAAAGCTGAGGATCACTCCTCTCTTCGGAGAGTGTATGATGCGGTTGGCCCTCGCTTTCTGTATCGCCTTCTTAGAACTG gtaTGGGAAGTGGCTTCAATGAGAATCGCGATGCATATTTAAGCCTATCTATCACTGTTCTTGCTGCATTTTGTCGCGTTCCAGATATAGCTTCTTCGGAGGACATGGTTTTGAATATTTCACTTGTGTTAGAAGTAATATCCACCCA GTCTGGCTCGTCTGTTCTTCAAGAATGCTATGAGTTTTTGTACTTGGTGTCAGCTGCTTCTGGAAATGGAATCACGAGATTTTGTGAATCTGAAGGCATCAAGATATTAGCTTCTCAAATGAGTGCTTTGCAAGACG GTTCACATTTGATGGAATTATCTTTCAAACTTCTGCAATTGATTCTGGGTAGGATGTCCTTTGAAATATTCCAGAATAATGACTTATCTGACATTTCAGTTATT GTGGCAGCAATAGCAAGGCAATTTGCTGTCTTGCACAATTCCTTGAAATTTGAAGCTCTCCACTTGCTGAATGCCATTCTTACCTCAAAAGATTCT ACACAACTTCGTAATGCCCTGCGATTACATCCTCAAGATAGCTGGTCAACCAATATCCACACTGGTATAATAGCTGTTCTGCAGAACCGTGTTG CTCCTGCTGAAAGGTTGCAGGCTCTCATTTTAGCCGAGTCTATGGTTTCCATGCATGGAGAGGATTGGTTGGTTAGCCAAGTAAACACAAATGATGCACGAGATCCAGCTTCAGCTAACAT GTGCCTTTTGCTTGTCTTGGAGCAGTCAAGGGTCGAAATTGCTGTTCTACTGAATGAGCTGGCATATTTGAAATATGAAGCGCCTCAGGATACTTCAGCTACTGCTGAAGCAATTTTTACGAAGCAACATAATGTGGCTGTTGCTTACTCTTTGGTTGagaagataataaaattaatatcaaatgtTGAGGAAAATGATG GAAACCTCCTAGATGAAGGCACACTAACAAAGCTGATTCTCCAGCTTAACGAGACAATTGCTGTTGTACTAGAGTATTTGGAAGATGCAAAG GAACATGGGCAAAAGAAAGGGGATGATTTACTTGCTTCAGTGCGAATTATTGGGAG TGTGTTAAGAAGTgattttaagcctaattcaacccTCCAAAACCAGCCTATAAG CTATCTTGCAGAAGCACCCCTAGCATGCAAGGAGAAGGTTCAAGATCTTTTAGGGTATATGCTTTCCATTGAAGGTGAAGATGAACAAAG GCCCTTCTACTCTGTTTGCTTTCTTCTACCTATGCTGTCTCAAATTACTATGAAGATTGAAGGATGCAAAGCTTTGGCTTCATGCAAAGGACTTGAGGCT GTTTTAGATTGCTTCAATAAGTTAGTTGGGTCAAATGCTTTTCTTGAGGACAATGGTTGCATTTTTTTGGCGTGTGATACAATAGTGAACCTACTATTGAAG AAAGACAAAATGCATATGATGTTGGATGAGTCTGCTATTGTTCGTCTTCTTAAAGCATTAGCTTATTGCTCAG ATAACACTGATGAAATGTCTAGTATGATGATGGCTGCAAGCATCTGTGCACTGGTTTTTGAGTATACATCAGAAGAGGCTCTTTTGAATCGACCTGATTTCAACTATAGCACTCTTCGCACTCTTTATCTGCTCATTGCAAGATGTCTGACTTCATCAGAACAG GGTACTAAAGAGGATATGGATCTTTCAGAAATTGTCTCATCTG GCTTCTCTCGATGGGCTCATCGATACCCCCGTATCAGAGAGGCTGTCAAGACGTGA
- the LOC108324269 gene encoding uncharacterized protein LOC108324269 isoform X1: protein MSAEPSIEPEQGTQSPNLEDCLKLLKGERDEQRLAGLLLVTKFCKAEDHSSLRRVYDAVGPRFLYRLLRTGMGSGFNENRDAYLSLSITVLAAFCRVPDIASSEDMVLNISLVLEVISTQSGSSVLQECYEFLYLVSAASGNGITRFCESEGIKILASQMSALQDGSHLMELSFKLLQLILGRMSFEIFQNNDLSDISVIVAAIARQFAVLHNSLKFEALHLLNAILTSKDSTQLRNALRLHPQDSWSTNIHTGIIAVLQNRVAPAERLQALILAESMVSMHGEDWLVSQVNTNDARDPASANMCLLLVLEQSRVEIAVLLNELAYLKYEAPQDTSATAEAIFTKQHNVAVAYSLVEKIIKLISNVEENDGNLLDEGTLTKLILQLNETIAVVLEYLEDAKEHGQKKGDDLLASVRIIGSYLAEAPLACKEKVQDLLGYMLSIEGEDEQRPFYSVCFLLPMLSQITMKIEGCKALASCKGLEAVLDCFNKLVGSNAFLEDNGCIFLACDTIVNLLLKKDKMHMMLDESAIVRLLKALAYCSDNTDEMSSMMMAASICALVFEYTSEEALLNRPDFNYSTLRTLYLLIARCLTSSEQGTKEDMDLSEIVSSGFSRWAHRYPRIREAVKT from the exons ATGAGTGCGGAACCTTCCATTGAACCTGAACAG GGAACTCAGAGTCCCAACCTGGAGGACTGCTTGAAACTGCTGAAAGGAGAGCGAGACGAACAGCGTCTTGCTGGCCTACTTCTCGTCACCAAGTTCTGCAAAGCTGAGGATCACTCCTCTCTTCGGAGAGTGTATGATGCGGTTGGCCCTCGCTTTCTGTATCGCCTTCTTAGAACTG gtaTGGGAAGTGGCTTCAATGAGAATCGCGATGCATATTTAAGCCTATCTATCACTGTTCTTGCTGCATTTTGTCGCGTTCCAGATATAGCTTCTTCGGAGGACATGGTTTTGAATATTTCACTTGTGTTAGAAGTAATATCCACCCA GTCTGGCTCGTCTGTTCTTCAAGAATGCTATGAGTTTTTGTACTTGGTGTCAGCTGCTTCTGGAAATGGAATCACGAGATTTTGTGAATCTGAAGGCATCAAGATATTAGCTTCTCAAATGAGTGCTTTGCAAGACG GTTCACATTTGATGGAATTATCTTTCAAACTTCTGCAATTGATTCTGGGTAGGATGTCCTTTGAAATATTCCAGAATAATGACTTATCTGACATTTCAGTTATT GTGGCAGCAATAGCAAGGCAATTTGCTGTCTTGCACAATTCCTTGAAATTTGAAGCTCTCCACTTGCTGAATGCCATTCTTACCTCAAAAGATTCT ACACAACTTCGTAATGCCCTGCGATTACATCCTCAAGATAGCTGGTCAACCAATATCCACACTGGTATAATAGCTGTTCTGCAGAACCGTGTTG CTCCTGCTGAAAGGTTGCAGGCTCTCATTTTAGCCGAGTCTATGGTTTCCATGCATGGAGAGGATTGGTTGGTTAGCCAAGTAAACACAAATGATGCACGAGATCCAGCTTCAGCTAACAT GTGCCTTTTGCTTGTCTTGGAGCAGTCAAGGGTCGAAATTGCTGTTCTACTGAATGAGCTGGCATATTTGAAATATGAAGCGCCTCAGGATACTTCAGCTACTGCTGAAGCAATTTTTACGAAGCAACATAATGTGGCTGTTGCTTACTCTTTGGTTGagaagataataaaattaatatcaaatgtTGAGGAAAATGATG GAAACCTCCTAGATGAAGGCACACTAACAAAGCTGATTCTCCAGCTTAACGAGACAATTGCTGTTGTACTAGAGTATTTGGAAGATGCAAAG GAACATGGGCAAAAGAAAGGGGATGATTTACTTGCTTCAGTGCGAATTATTGGGAG CTATCTTGCAGAAGCACCCCTAGCATGCAAGGAGAAGGTTCAAGATCTTTTAGGGTATATGCTTTCCATTGAAGGTGAAGATGAACAAAG GCCCTTCTACTCTGTTTGCTTTCTTCTACCTATGCTGTCTCAAATTACTATGAAGATTGAAGGATGCAAAGCTTTGGCTTCATGCAAAGGACTTGAGGCT GTTTTAGATTGCTTCAATAAGTTAGTTGGGTCAAATGCTTTTCTTGAGGACAATGGTTGCATTTTTTTGGCGTGTGATACAATAGTGAACCTACTATTGAAG AAAGACAAAATGCATATGATGTTGGATGAGTCTGCTATTGTTCGTCTTCTTAAAGCATTAGCTTATTGCTCAG ATAACACTGATGAAATGTCTAGTATGATGATGGCTGCAAGCATCTGTGCACTGGTTTTTGAGTATACATCAGAAGAGGCTCTTTTGAATCGACCTGATTTCAACTATAGCACTCTTCGCACTCTTTATCTGCTCATTGCAAGATGTCTGACTTCATCAGAACAG GGTACTAAAGAGGATATGGATCTTTCAGAAATTGTCTCATCTG GCTTCTCTCGATGGGCTCATCGATACCCCCGTATCAGAGAGGCTGTCAAGACGTGA
- the LOC108324269 gene encoding uncharacterized protein LOC108324269 isoform X2, whose translation MGSGFNENRDAYLSLSITVLAAFCRVPDIASSEDMVLNISLVLEVISTQSGSSVLQECYEFLYLVSAASGNGITRFCESEGIKILASQMSALQDGSHLMELSFKLLQLILGRMSFEIFQNNDLSDISVIVAAIARQFAVLHNSLKFEALHLLNAILTSKDSTQLRNALRLHPQDSWSTNIHTGIIAVLQNRVAPAERLQALILAESMVSMHGEDWLVSQVNTNDARDPASANMCLLLVLEQSRVEIAVLLNELAYLKYEAPQDTSATAEAIFTKQHNVAVAYSLVEKIIKLISNVEENDGNLLDEGTLTKLILQLNETIAVVLEYLEDAKEHGQKKGDDLLASVRIIGSVLRSDFKPNSTLQNQPISYLAEAPLACKEKVQDLLGYMLSIEGEDEQRPFYSVCFLLPMLSQITMKIEGCKALASCKGLEAVLDCFNKLVGSNAFLEDNGCIFLACDTIVNLLLKKDKMHMMLDESAIVRLLKALAYCSDNTDEMSSMMMAASICALVFEYTSEEALLNRPDFNYSTLRTLYLLIARCLTSSEQGTKEDMDLSEIVSSGFSRWAHRYPRIREAVKT comes from the exons aTGGGAAGTGGCTTCAATGAGAATCGCGATGCATATTTAAGCCTATCTATCACTGTTCTTGCTGCATTTTGTCGCGTTCCAGATATAGCTTCTTCGGAGGACATGGTTTTGAATATTTCACTTGTGTTAGAAGTAATATCCACCCA GTCTGGCTCGTCTGTTCTTCAAGAATGCTATGAGTTTTTGTACTTGGTGTCAGCTGCTTCTGGAAATGGAATCACGAGATTTTGTGAATCTGAAGGCATCAAGATATTAGCTTCTCAAATGAGTGCTTTGCAAGACG GTTCACATTTGATGGAATTATCTTTCAAACTTCTGCAATTGATTCTGGGTAGGATGTCCTTTGAAATATTCCAGAATAATGACTTATCTGACATTTCAGTTATT GTGGCAGCAATAGCAAGGCAATTTGCTGTCTTGCACAATTCCTTGAAATTTGAAGCTCTCCACTTGCTGAATGCCATTCTTACCTCAAAAGATTCT ACACAACTTCGTAATGCCCTGCGATTACATCCTCAAGATAGCTGGTCAACCAATATCCACACTGGTATAATAGCTGTTCTGCAGAACCGTGTTG CTCCTGCTGAAAGGTTGCAGGCTCTCATTTTAGCCGAGTCTATGGTTTCCATGCATGGAGAGGATTGGTTGGTTAGCCAAGTAAACACAAATGATGCACGAGATCCAGCTTCAGCTAACAT GTGCCTTTTGCTTGTCTTGGAGCAGTCAAGGGTCGAAATTGCTGTTCTACTGAATGAGCTGGCATATTTGAAATATGAAGCGCCTCAGGATACTTCAGCTACTGCTGAAGCAATTTTTACGAAGCAACATAATGTGGCTGTTGCTTACTCTTTGGTTGagaagataataaaattaatatcaaatgtTGAGGAAAATGATG GAAACCTCCTAGATGAAGGCACACTAACAAAGCTGATTCTCCAGCTTAACGAGACAATTGCTGTTGTACTAGAGTATTTGGAAGATGCAAAG GAACATGGGCAAAAGAAAGGGGATGATTTACTTGCTTCAGTGCGAATTATTGGGAG TGTGTTAAGAAGTgattttaagcctaattcaacccTCCAAAACCAGCCTATAAG CTATCTTGCAGAAGCACCCCTAGCATGCAAGGAGAAGGTTCAAGATCTTTTAGGGTATATGCTTTCCATTGAAGGTGAAGATGAACAAAG GCCCTTCTACTCTGTTTGCTTTCTTCTACCTATGCTGTCTCAAATTACTATGAAGATTGAAGGATGCAAAGCTTTGGCTTCATGCAAAGGACTTGAGGCT GTTTTAGATTGCTTCAATAAGTTAGTTGGGTCAAATGCTTTTCTTGAGGACAATGGTTGCATTTTTTTGGCGTGTGATACAATAGTGAACCTACTATTGAAG AAAGACAAAATGCATATGATGTTGGATGAGTCTGCTATTGTTCGTCTTCTTAAAGCATTAGCTTATTGCTCAG ATAACACTGATGAAATGTCTAGTATGATGATGGCTGCAAGCATCTGTGCACTGGTTTTTGAGTATACATCAGAAGAGGCTCTTTTGAATCGACCTGATTTCAACTATAGCACTCTTCGCACTCTTTATCTGCTCATTGCAAGATGTCTGACTTCATCAGAACAG GGTACTAAAGAGGATATGGATCTTTCAGAAATTGTCTCATCTG GCTTCTCTCGATGGGCTCATCGATACCCCCGTATCAGAGAGGCTGTCAAGACGTGA
- the LOC108324269 gene encoding uncharacterized protein LOC108324269 isoform X5, with translation MSAEPSIEPEQGTQSPNLEDCLKLLKGERDEQRLAGLLLVTKFCKAEDHSSLRRVYDAVGPRFLYRLLRTGMGSGFNENRDAYLSLSITVLAAFCRVPDIASSEDMVLNISLVLEVISTQSGSSVLQECYEFLYLVSAASGNGITRFCESEGIKILASQMSALQDGSHLMELSFKLLQLILGRMSFEIFQNNDLSDISVIVAAIARQFAVLHNSLKFEALHLLNAILTSKDSTQLRNALRLHPQDSWSTNIHTGIIAVLQNRVAPAERLQALILAESMVSMHGEDWLVSQVNTNDARDPASANMCLLLVLEQSRVEIAVLLNELAYLKYEAPQDTSATAEAIFTKQHNVAVAYSLVEKIIKLISNVEENDGNLLDEGTLTKLILQLNETIAVVLEYLEDAKEHGQKKGDDLLASVRIIGSVLRSDFKPNSTLQNQPISYLAEAPLACKEKVQDLLGYMLSIEGEDEQRPFYSVCFLLPMLSQITMKIEGCKALASCKGLEALSLSIFALVTAMPSVTPSKHFRFTGCIL, from the exons ATGAGTGCGGAACCTTCCATTGAACCTGAACAG GGAACTCAGAGTCCCAACCTGGAGGACTGCTTGAAACTGCTGAAAGGAGAGCGAGACGAACAGCGTCTTGCTGGCCTACTTCTCGTCACCAAGTTCTGCAAAGCTGAGGATCACTCCTCTCTTCGGAGAGTGTATGATGCGGTTGGCCCTCGCTTTCTGTATCGCCTTCTTAGAACTG gtaTGGGAAGTGGCTTCAATGAGAATCGCGATGCATATTTAAGCCTATCTATCACTGTTCTTGCTGCATTTTGTCGCGTTCCAGATATAGCTTCTTCGGAGGACATGGTTTTGAATATTTCACTTGTGTTAGAAGTAATATCCACCCA GTCTGGCTCGTCTGTTCTTCAAGAATGCTATGAGTTTTTGTACTTGGTGTCAGCTGCTTCTGGAAATGGAATCACGAGATTTTGTGAATCTGAAGGCATCAAGATATTAGCTTCTCAAATGAGTGCTTTGCAAGACG GTTCACATTTGATGGAATTATCTTTCAAACTTCTGCAATTGATTCTGGGTAGGATGTCCTTTGAAATATTCCAGAATAATGACTTATCTGACATTTCAGTTATT GTGGCAGCAATAGCAAGGCAATTTGCTGTCTTGCACAATTCCTTGAAATTTGAAGCTCTCCACTTGCTGAATGCCATTCTTACCTCAAAAGATTCT ACACAACTTCGTAATGCCCTGCGATTACATCCTCAAGATAGCTGGTCAACCAATATCCACACTGGTATAATAGCTGTTCTGCAGAACCGTGTTG CTCCTGCTGAAAGGTTGCAGGCTCTCATTTTAGCCGAGTCTATGGTTTCCATGCATGGAGAGGATTGGTTGGTTAGCCAAGTAAACACAAATGATGCACGAGATCCAGCTTCAGCTAACAT GTGCCTTTTGCTTGTCTTGGAGCAGTCAAGGGTCGAAATTGCTGTTCTACTGAATGAGCTGGCATATTTGAAATATGAAGCGCCTCAGGATACTTCAGCTACTGCTGAAGCAATTTTTACGAAGCAACATAATGTGGCTGTTGCTTACTCTTTGGTTGagaagataataaaattaatatcaaatgtTGAGGAAAATGATG GAAACCTCCTAGATGAAGGCACACTAACAAAGCTGATTCTCCAGCTTAACGAGACAATTGCTGTTGTACTAGAGTATTTGGAAGATGCAAAG GAACATGGGCAAAAGAAAGGGGATGATTTACTTGCTTCAGTGCGAATTATTGGGAG TGTGTTAAGAAGTgattttaagcctaattcaacccTCCAAAACCAGCCTATAAG CTATCTTGCAGAAGCACCCCTAGCATGCAAGGAGAAGGTTCAAGATCTTTTAGGGTATATGCTTTCCATTGAAGGTGAAGATGAACAAAG GCCCTTCTACTCTGTTTGCTTTCTTCTACCTATGCTGTCTCAAATTACTATGAAGATTGAAGGATGCAAAGCTTTGGCTTCATGCAAAGGACTTGAGGCT CTTTCTTTGAGCATTTTTGCTCTAGTAACCGCCATGCCTT CTGTTACACCATCCAAGCATTTTCGGTTCACCGGTTGCATCCTTTGA
- the LOC108324269 gene encoding uncharacterized protein LOC108324269 isoform X4 — protein MSAEPSIEPEQGTQSPNLEDCLKLLKGERDEQRLAGLLLVTKFCKAEDHSSLRRVYDAVGPRFLYRLLRTGMGSGFNENRDAYLSLSITVLAAFCRVPDIASSEDMVLNISLVLEVISTQSGSSVLQECYEFLYLVSAASGNGITRFCESEGIKILASQMSALQDGSHLMELSFKLLQLILGRMSFEIFQNNDLSDISVIVAAIARQFAVLHNSLKFEALHLLNAILTSKDSTQLRNALRLHPQDSWSTNIHTGIIAVLQNRVAPAERLQALILAESMVSMHGEDWLVSQVNTNDARDPASANMCLLLVLEQSRVEIAVLLNELAYLKYEAPQDTSATAEAIFTKQHNVAVAYSLVEKIIKLISNVEENDGNLLDEGTLTKLILQLNETIAVVLEYLEDAKEHGQKKGDDLLASVRIIGSVLRSDFKPNSTLQNQPISYLAEAPLACKEKVQDLLGYMLSIEGEDEQRPFYSVCFLLPMLSQITMKIEGCKALASCKGLEALSLSIFALVTAMPCEHFFSLAVVMSSDHIFLLLSCPTL, from the exons ATGAGTGCGGAACCTTCCATTGAACCTGAACAG GGAACTCAGAGTCCCAACCTGGAGGACTGCTTGAAACTGCTGAAAGGAGAGCGAGACGAACAGCGTCTTGCTGGCCTACTTCTCGTCACCAAGTTCTGCAAAGCTGAGGATCACTCCTCTCTTCGGAGAGTGTATGATGCGGTTGGCCCTCGCTTTCTGTATCGCCTTCTTAGAACTG gtaTGGGAAGTGGCTTCAATGAGAATCGCGATGCATATTTAAGCCTATCTATCACTGTTCTTGCTGCATTTTGTCGCGTTCCAGATATAGCTTCTTCGGAGGACATGGTTTTGAATATTTCACTTGTGTTAGAAGTAATATCCACCCA GTCTGGCTCGTCTGTTCTTCAAGAATGCTATGAGTTTTTGTACTTGGTGTCAGCTGCTTCTGGAAATGGAATCACGAGATTTTGTGAATCTGAAGGCATCAAGATATTAGCTTCTCAAATGAGTGCTTTGCAAGACG GTTCACATTTGATGGAATTATCTTTCAAACTTCTGCAATTGATTCTGGGTAGGATGTCCTTTGAAATATTCCAGAATAATGACTTATCTGACATTTCAGTTATT GTGGCAGCAATAGCAAGGCAATTTGCTGTCTTGCACAATTCCTTGAAATTTGAAGCTCTCCACTTGCTGAATGCCATTCTTACCTCAAAAGATTCT ACACAACTTCGTAATGCCCTGCGATTACATCCTCAAGATAGCTGGTCAACCAATATCCACACTGGTATAATAGCTGTTCTGCAGAACCGTGTTG CTCCTGCTGAAAGGTTGCAGGCTCTCATTTTAGCCGAGTCTATGGTTTCCATGCATGGAGAGGATTGGTTGGTTAGCCAAGTAAACACAAATGATGCACGAGATCCAGCTTCAGCTAACAT GTGCCTTTTGCTTGTCTTGGAGCAGTCAAGGGTCGAAATTGCTGTTCTACTGAATGAGCTGGCATATTTGAAATATGAAGCGCCTCAGGATACTTCAGCTACTGCTGAAGCAATTTTTACGAAGCAACATAATGTGGCTGTTGCTTACTCTTTGGTTGagaagataataaaattaatatcaaatgtTGAGGAAAATGATG GAAACCTCCTAGATGAAGGCACACTAACAAAGCTGATTCTCCAGCTTAACGAGACAATTGCTGTTGTACTAGAGTATTTGGAAGATGCAAAG GAACATGGGCAAAAGAAAGGGGATGATTTACTTGCTTCAGTGCGAATTATTGGGAG TGTGTTAAGAAGTgattttaagcctaattcaacccTCCAAAACCAGCCTATAAG CTATCTTGCAGAAGCACCCCTAGCATGCAAGGAGAAGGTTCAAGATCTTTTAGGGTATATGCTTTCCATTGAAGGTGAAGATGAACAAAG GCCCTTCTACTCTGTTTGCTTTCTTCTACCTATGCTGTCTCAAATTACTATGAAGATTGAAGGATGCAAAGCTTTGGCTTCATGCAAAGGACTTGAGGCT CTTTCTTTGAGCATTTTTGCTCTAGTAACCGCCATGCCTTGTGAGCATTTCTTCTCTTTGGCAGTCGTCATGTCTTCTGATCATATTTTTCTCCTCCTTAGCTGTCCTACTCTATGA